A single genomic interval of Leptospira montravelensis harbors:
- a CDS encoding alpha-E domain-containing protein, which translates to MLSRVAESVFWMNRYIERAENYSRFIDVNHQLSLDLHEEVPNQWLPLVHTTGDIELFEKRYSSPSPVNIIRFMTFDEENPNSIFQCLSRARENARTIRENISTSMWEVLNEFYLFVKDYRKVYMESSEIHGDTLSMGLSDFLSTVRKSCQSFYGCSDATISHDEVWNFSLLGRFLERADKTTRILDMKYFILLPSVHDVGSTLDLLQWLSLLKSASAHEMYNQKYKRVDPTDIAEFLILNETFPRSIFFCIQEMQEALDKISGIKEGLPRNLAQDATTVYLNRLRSENIKSIFDKGLHEYLDDIQIELNHIGSKIVERFFTN; encoded by the coding sequence ATGTTAAGCCGAGTTGCCGAATCAGTTTTTTGGATGAATCGATACATCGAGAGGGCAGAAAATTACTCGAGGTTTATTGATGTCAATCATCAGTTATCTTTAGACTTACATGAAGAGGTTCCCAATCAGTGGTTACCACTTGTGCATACAACAGGTGACATTGAGTTATTTGAAAAAAGATACTCTAGTCCCAGTCCAGTCAATATCATAAGGTTTATGACCTTTGATGAAGAGAATCCGAATTCCATTTTTCAATGTTTGTCTAGAGCTCGTGAGAATGCACGAACCATTCGTGAAAACATTTCTACTTCTATGTGGGAAGTGTTAAATGAGTTTTATCTCTTTGTAAAAGACTATCGTAAAGTGTATATGGAAAGTTCTGAAATTCATGGTGATACACTTTCCATGGGACTTTCCGACTTTCTAAGCACCGTTCGAAAAAGTTGCCAAAGTTTTTATGGATGTTCGGATGCTACCATTTCTCATGATGAAGTTTGGAACTTTTCTTTGCTTGGAAGGTTCTTAGAACGAGCAGACAAAACCACAAGAATTCTAGATATGAAGTACTTTATCTTACTTCCGTCTGTTCATGATGTGGGTTCTACTTTGGATTTATTACAATGGTTATCACTTTTAAAATCAGCTTCTGCACATGAGATGTACAATCAAAAATACAAACGTGTTGATCCAACGGATATTGCTGAGTTTTTGATTTTGAATGAAACTTTTCCTAGATCCATTTTTTTCTGCATCCAAGAGATGCAAGAGGCTCTGGATAAAATTTCTGGAATTAAAGAAGGATTGCCAAGGAACTTAGCGCAAGATGCGACGACAGTTTATTTGAATCGTTTGCGTTCAGAAAATATCAAATCCATTTTTGATAAAGGTCTACATGAATACTTAGATGATATTCAAATTGAGCTGAATCATATAGGTTCCAAAATTGTGGAACGATTTTTTACAAACTAA
- a CDS encoding circularly permuted type 2 ATP-grasp protein: protein MFIADYSAKNIYDEMFSSEGFPRKSYDFVKTKMESLGGIELVKRSSSAERALMSLGITFTLYGDGGEQERIMPFDVIPRIVPSEEWINMEKGLKQRIQALNLFLTDIYGEGKILKDKIIPRELIESSSGYLKQCIGIKPPKDIWIHITGTDLVRDGAGAFHVLEDNLRCPSGVSYVLENREVMKRTFPELFEKLNIRQVYDYPYHLRSMLENLTDVVDPVIAVWTPGVFNSAYYEHSFLAQKMGVYLVEGSDLIVENHKVYMKTTKGLRKVDVIYRRIDDTFMDQSTFRPDSLLGVKGIFEAFKRGNVALANAPGTGVADDKVIYSYVPKIIKYYLGEEPIIPNVPTYLCSETADLKFVLDNIHNLVVKAANGAGGYGMIIGPKASKQEQEDFKELIKADPRNYIAQPVLNLSTVPTLIADKIESRHVDLRPFILYGKDIYVMPGGLTRVALRKGSLVVNSSQGGGSKDTWVLG, encoded by the coding sequence ATGTTTATCGCCGACTATAGTGCCAAAAATATATATGATGAGATGTTTTCCAGCGAAGGTTTTCCTCGCAAAAGTTACGACTTCGTAAAAACAAAAATGGAGAGTTTGGGTGGGATCGAACTCGTAAAACGCAGTAGCTCGGCGGAAAGGGCCTTAATGTCACTAGGGATCACCTTTACTCTGTATGGTGATGGTGGGGAACAAGAAAGGATCATGCCTTTTGATGTCATCCCTCGTATTGTTCCAAGTGAAGAATGGATCAATATGGAAAAAGGACTGAAACAAAGAATCCAAGCTCTCAATTTATTTTTAACAGATATTTACGGTGAAGGAAAAATTTTAAAAGATAAAATCATTCCTCGGGAATTGATTGAATCCAGTTCTGGATACCTCAAACAATGTATCGGAATCAAACCTCCAAAAGACATTTGGATTCATATTACAGGAACGGACTTAGTGCGTGATGGTGCAGGCGCCTTCCATGTGTTAGAAGATAACTTACGTTGTCCATCGGGTGTTTCTTATGTATTAGAAAATCGGGAAGTAATGAAACGAACCTTTCCCGAACTTTTTGAAAAATTAAACATTCGTCAAGTTTATGATTACCCTTACCACCTTAGATCCATGTTAGAAAATCTAACCGATGTCGTTGATCCAGTGATTGCTGTTTGGACTCCTGGTGTCTTTAACTCAGCGTATTATGAACATAGTTTTTTAGCACAAAAGATGGGTGTATACCTTGTGGAAGGATCTGATCTCATTGTTGAAAATCACAAAGTTTATATGAAAACAACTAAAGGTCTTCGTAAGGTAGATGTGATTTATCGTAGAATTGACGATACCTTTATGGACCAATCCACTTTCAGACCAGACTCTTTACTTGGTGTGAAAGGAATTTTTGAAGCATTCAAAAGAGGGAACGTAGCTCTCGCCAATGCTCCAGGAACGGGTGTTGCTGATGATAAAGTAATTTATTCTTATGTTCCAAAGATCATTAAATATTACTTAGGTGAAGAACCGATCATTCCAAATGTTCCAACTTACCTTTGTTCTGAAACAGCTGACTTAAAATTTGTTTTGGATAACATTCATAATTTAGTAGTAAAAGCGGCCAACGGAGCTGGTGGTTACGGAATGATTATCGGTCCAAAGGCAAGCAAACAAGAACAAGAAGATTTTAAGGAACTGATCAAAGCGGATCCAAGAAATTACATTGCTCAACCAGTATTAAATCTTTCTACAGTTCCTACACTCATTGCAGATAAAATTGAATCAAGGCACGTTGATTTAAGACCGTTCATTTTGTACGGAAAAGATATTTATGTAATGCCGGGTGGGCTCACTCGTGTGGCGCTTCGTAAAGGATCACTTGTGGTCAATTCATCCCAGGGAGGCGGTTCAAAAGACACCTGGGTTTTAGGATAA